In the genome of Polaromonas vacuolata, the window CGACAACCGTGACAAGCGCCACACGCTTTACGGACCGCGGACAACGCCATCGCACCCTTAAGAGTGCGGCGCTGTTCACACTTTTTTTATCTCTCTAGATACGCTGCCGCATGTCGCGCAGCATCGCCATCTTCCTTGAAAGGAAAACCATGTCGATTAAAGACCCCGAAGACGTCGTCGAAGCGATTCGCAAACGCGCCAGCGCGCTCGGCAGCAAAACAATAGGCACGGTTGCCGTTGGCGTGCTGCTTTTGTTTTTTGTCGTCACAAGCTGGTTCACTGTGCAACCCGAAGAAACCGGCATAGTGCAGCGCTTTGGCGCGGTCAACCGCACGGTTGGCCCGGGCCTACATTTCAAGTTTCCTAACGGGATTGAAAAAGTGCGCATGGTGCCAACAGCCCGCGTGCTGAAAGAAGAGTTTGGTTTTGTCACCACCTCTACTGGCGGTCCTCGCACCCAATATGCGGACAACAGCAACCCGTTCAAAGAAGTCTCATTAATGCTAAGTGGCGACCTTAACGTGATCGATGTGCAGTGGATTGTTCAGTACCGAATTGAAGACCCGACCAAATACTTATTTAACGTGCGCCAGTCGCGCCAGACCATACGCGACACCTCAGAAGCAGTCATGCGCAGAGTGGTCGGCAACCGTTTAGGCAGCGATGTCTTGACTGTAGGCCGAGTGGCTATTTCCTTGCAGGTGAAAGAAGAAATGCAAGAAATTCTCACGTCCTACGGCACTGGCGTGAGGCTGGTGACGGTAGAGCTGCAAGATGTGACGCCGCCAGACAGCGTCAAGCCGGCGTTCAACGAAGTGAACGAGGCGCGCCAAGACAAAGAGCGCACCATTAACCAAGCGCAAGAGCAAGCCAACCGTGAGATTCCCAAAGCACGCGGCGAGGCCGTCCAGACCGTCACCATCGCCGAAGGTTATGCCCTAGAGCGAGTCAACCGTGCAAAAGGCGAAGCGACGCGCTTTACCGCGATTCTGACCGACTACAAAAAGTCCCCAGAAGTCACCCGCCGCCGTCTTTACCTAGAAGCCATGGGCAGCATATTGCCAGACGCAAAAGCCGTCTACATCGTCGACAGTGAACAGCGTGCCATGTTGCCATTGCTCAGCATGGACGGCGGCCAGTTGACCGCACCCGCCAGCGGCTCAACAACCGGCATTAAAGGAGTAAAACCACAATGAAAAAATCCATCAACATCGGTTTTGGGGCCTTGATTCTCGCGGCCATCGTCGCCTTCTCAGGCACTTTCTACACTCTGGAAGAGGGCGAGCAAGCCATCATCGTTCAGTTCGGTCGGCCTATAGGGCAGCCCGTCACCGACGCTGGTCTGCATGTCAAAGTTCCGTTTATTCAAGACGTTCGCTTGTTCGAGAAACGCTTGTTAATCTGGGACGGCGCACCGAACCAAATCCCCACCAAGGGCAGAGAGTTCATTTGGATAGACACAACCGCGCGCTGGCGCATCGCTGATGCCACGACTTTTCTTGAAAGTGTCGCCACAGAAGCGGGCGCCCGTTCCCGTCTGGACGACATCATCGACTCGGTGGTGCGTGACCAAGTCTCGGGCAGCGAGTTAGTCGAGCTAGTACGCAGCGCCTCATGGAAAGCACCAGGCGACAAGGTAATGGAAGAAGTGCCAGCAGAAGTGCAGGCGCAGTTAAACCAAAAAATCTCGCGCGGCCGTGAAGAAATCACCCGCAACATTTTGACCGAAGCGCGCAAAATCATGCCCCAGTACGGCATAGAGTTGGTTGACGTGCGCATCAAGCGCCTTGACTACGTAGAAAGCGTACGCGAGCGGGTTTATTCGCGGATGATTTCGGAACGTAAGCGCATCGCCGCGCAGTTCCGCTCAGAAGGCGAAGGCCAAAGCGCCGAGATTCTCGGCACCATGGGCAAAGAGCTGAGCGAAATTCGCTCCAGTGCTTACCGCAAAGTTCAAGAGATCCGAGGCAAGGCCGACGCTGAAGCGACTCGCATTTATGGCGAAGCCTACAACGCCGATCCTGAGTTTTATGCATTCTCTCGTACCTTAGAAGCCTACAAAGAAGGCCAAAACGAGAACTCGGTGATGATCCTAACAACCGACAGTGATTACTACCGGTATTTGAAAAAGGCCGGTAAGTAAAAAGCAAAGCCATCAGTGCGCGCTGGGCTTGTACTACTAGCTACAAGGCGCGTACTAAGTAACTGATGAGCGAATACCAGCGCAGTGTCCGGCATCAGACGCTGCGCTGATAAGCGCTCATTACTCGCCTAGCCGCAGGGCGTAGATCGGTTTAGAGACAGATGCGCTCACTCGTATCACTTATGGCTAACGGTCTATGTCCTATTGTCCATCAAAACAACGCAGAGCAACACTGGAACAAGGTCATAAAAAGTCAAGAAAAGTGACAATTTAGACCACTAAAACATTTGAATACCTTGGCGCTTATGTTTGACGCTGCTGGCCACCCGGGCGGCACGGTCAACATTGCAAGCATCCACAGGTTTGACTAGACGATGTCAAAGACATGATTGAAGAGCCGCTATTAAAGCTTGTTGACTGATGAAATTCGCTGACAAAGATGTGCACTGACAGGTGACTGGTAGATTTGCACAAAAAACGCTCAAAGCGATACTTGAGCAAGTTGTATATCGCAGTATCAATCGATAAAATTAACATTCGGATCGAAGCTAGTTTTATTGCTAATGTGCGCATCAATGCCGTGCCATACTCGACGCTTTCGGTTGATTTCCCCGTCCGTCTTCTCTTGGATTTTTATATGCGTCACAAGTCAATCCTATTTGCCCTATTGGCTGTCGTACTGACCATAAACAATGTCAATGCACAGCAATACTTTCGCATTGGCACAGGCGGCACATCGGGCACTTACTACCCAATTGGTGTGCTGGTAGCGCAAGTCGTTTCACAGCCCAACAAAATCATAGCGTCAGCGCAGACTAGCAATGGCTCGCTTGGCAATGTAATAGGCATCGCCAGTGGCTCTATAGAGTCGGGGTTTGTACAAGCCGATGTGGCGAGCTGGGCGCAAAAGGGCACCGGTATCTTTGAAGGCCGACCCGCCTTGGGTGAGTTGCGGCTGATCGCCAATCTCTATCCCGAGAGCTTGCACATGGTGGTCAGACAAGACTCAGCGATTCAATCCGTCGCAGACCTCAAGGGCAAACGGATAGCGCTCGATGAAGTCGGCTCAGGCACATTAGTCAACGCGCGCCAAGTGCTGGCAGCTTATGGCTTAGAGGTAACGGATGTAAAAGCAGAATACATAAAGCCTAAGCAAGCAAGCGATAAACTCAAGGCGGGAACTCTGGACGCTTTTTTCTTCACCGGTGGAACGCCTGCAATGGCGATTTCCGAATTAGCCGATAGTGGTGTCGGCATCAGATTGCTGCCCATAGATGGCGCTGCGGCCGTGCGTTTGCGCGCCACCAGTAGTCCCTTCTTATTTAATGATGTGATACCGGCTAACACCTATAAAGGCGTAGGCGCAGTGCAAACACTGGCGGTTGGCGCGCAATGGGTCACCAACGAAAAAATCAGTGCCGACACTGTCTATCAGATCACCAAAGCTCTGTTTACGGAGTCATCCCAAAAGGTCTTGCGAAGCGGTCACCCTAAAGGGCTTTTCATCACCAAGGAAAATGCGGTCAAAGGGGTAGGTATTCCCTTTCACCCCGGTGCCATGCGCTTTTACAAAGAAATCGGAGTGCTGAAGTAGCATGAAACTACCGCAGCGTTACGTGCCAGCTTTGCTAGCCGTATTGACGGGTGTAGTGCTTTTCGCAGCGATTGGTTACAAGCTTGTACGTGAACGCAATGTTGCGATCGAGGTCGCACGCACACAGACTCAAAATCTAGTCGGAGTGCTTGAAGAGCATGCGCGCCAAACCCTTCACCGGGTTGGAAACCACTTAAGCCAAGCCAGCGAAACGCTAGAAGAACAGCGTGTGGCCAACATCACCGATAAAGCATTACTTCGCAATAAATTGATTGCGATTTTGCCAGCCGATAGATTGATTCGCGCATTCTTAGTACTCGATCAAAAAGGCAATGTGCAACTGTCAACGCTAGAGTTAGGCGAGCCAGCGCCAAAAAATCTAGCCGACCGCGACTACTTTTTCCCGCATATTGAGGGGTCTGATCGCGAGCTGGTGTTTGGTGCGTTAGAGAAAAATCCAGCGGATGGCAATTGGACGCTACCAGTCAGTCGCAGTCTGACCTCAGCCAATGGCAAGTTAAACGGGGTTCTTGTCGCATTGGTTGAACCGCGCTATTTCCAATCTTTTTACGACTCGATTGATAGCGGCGAGAAGGGCTTGCTGTCGTTATTCCTGACCTCGGGCTGGGCCGCAGTGACGACCCCGCACAACGCCGCCTTGCTCAATCGTAACTGGTTGAAATCACCCTTGTTTCGAGTTTATATGCCCAAGTGGCCAACCGGTACCGTGCATGAAGTTGAAACTATTGACGGTGTAGAGCGCATCTACAGCTACCGCGTGATGAATGATTATCCGGTGGTCTTGAGCTACGGCCTGTCAATGGATGCTGTACTGTCTGGATGGCGCAGAGTCGCTTGGATGGACGGCATTTTGCTACTCGTCGGACTGATGGCTTTGACAGGCGCGAGCCTGGTGCTCACGCGTCACGACAAACGTCGCCGCGCGACTGAAAAAATACTGGACGAAAGCCAAGAGCGCTACCGCGTCTTGATCGAATCGTCTCCAGTCGGCATCGCCGCTCATAAGGATGGTCGATTCGTTTATGTGAATCCGGCCTGTATCAAGATGTTGGGAGCAACCTGCGAAGCCGATTTATTGAAAAAACCAATACTAGACTTTGTACACCCCAGCTTCCACCGCGCCGTAGTAAAACAGATTAAAAAGCGTTTTATCGACAATGGCGGCGCAATCGACAAACTAGAAGTCAAACTTGTGTGCTTTGATGGCCGGGCAATTGACGTCGAAGTTGAGGGAACCTTGATTCCGTTTGAAGGCAGTAAAGCCTCGCAAATTAGCATAATCGACATCACCGATCGAAAACGCGCAGAAGAAAGTCTGCGCGTTGCGGCTATCGCATTTGAGGCGCAGGAAGGCATCATCGTGACCGATGCCGACAAGATCATCCTTCGCGTCAACAGTGCTTTTACTCGCATCACCGGCTACAGCGCGAATGAAGCGATAGGCAATACCTCACGCCTGTTTCGATCTTCCCGCCACACACCAGAATTCTTTGACAACTTATTGAAAGTTATCACTGACTCAGGCATTTGGCAGGGCGAGTTGTGGAATCAGCGTAAAAATGGTGAGGAATATCCGACCCGACTCTCGATTACTGTCGTGAAAGACATTCACGGACAACTCACCCATTACGTCGCCACCATGGTCGACATCACACAAGACCGGGCAGCGGCAGATGTGATTAAAAAACTAGCCTTCTATGATTCGCTGACAGAGCTGCCCAATCGCCGCCTGCTGATGGATCGCTTACAAGAGGCGGTAACCAGCAGCGCACGACATGACCGGTATGGCGCCCTGCTGTTTTTGGATCTGGATCATTTCAAGATACTCAACGACACGCAAGGGCACGACGCTGGCGACGCGCTACTGCAGCAGGTCGCACGGCGTCTGACTAGCGTGGTACGCGAGGACGACACCGTAGCCCGTTTAGGCGGGGACGAGTTTGTGGTTTTGCTTGAGAATTTAAGCGTGAACGCGCTGGACGCCGCCGAACAAACACAAGTCATCAGCAACAAAATATCACTCGCCTTGAGCCAGCCATACACATTGGACGAGCACCAACACCACAGTACGGCCAGCGTGGGCGCGGTGCAGTTCAAAGGTCAACAACAATCAGCGGCCAATTTACTCAAGCAAGCCGACATAGCCATGTATGCAGCCAAGACCGCCGGACGCAACACATACCGTTTGTTCGATCCAAAAATGCAGGCCTGTATTAGCGAGCGCGCCGCCCTAGACGCTGACTTGCGACTAGCGCTGAGCGAGCAGCAGTTGCGCTTGTATTTTCAAAAACAAGTCAGCCACGACGGACACACTGTGGGGGCCGAAGTGTTGCTGCGTTGGCAACATCCGCAGCGCGGTCTAGTACTGCCAGACCAATTCATTCCACTGGCAGAAGATTCTGGACAGATTGTGGCGATTGGTGCTTGGCTGCTATTAGAGGCCTGTCAGCAGTTAAAGCTCTGGCAGAGCGATCCACAGCACAGCACATTGACGCTGGCCGTGAACGTTAGCGCAGGTCAGTTCAGGCAGAGCGACTTTGTCGAGCAGGTAAAGCACGCGCTGCAGACCACAGGCGCACACGCAGACCATCTCAAACTCGAGCTAACCGAGAGCACTGCGCTCGACAACGTCGACGACACGATAAGCAAGATGAATGCACTCAAAACGCTAGGCGTGCGCTTTGCTATCGACGATTTCGGCACCGGTCAGTCTTCACTGTCTTATCTGACGCAACTGCCGCTAGATCAAATCAAAATTGACCAAAGCTTTGTGCGACACATAGGCAGGCGGCCGCAAGACACATTGATAGTCCAAACCATCATAGGCATGGCCCACAACCTCGGCATGGAAGTGATTGCCGAAGGCGTCGAGACTCAAGCGCAATGCGATTTCTTAGTCAAGCATGACTGCTTGCTGTTTCAAGGTTATCTGTTCGGCCGGCCAGTGCCGCTTGAGGATTTCAATCTTAATGCCGCAGACAAGTGAGTCAGACGTCATCGCCGTATATTGTTAAATCGCTCCCCTATCAAACAAATTTCGATCCTGAACTCAGCACTACAAATTTCGTGTTTGCAGATGCGTATTTTTCGTTTTTTCATTGAAACCTAGCTTCACAGAATTGGCGCGATTAGAGGCAAAAGTCGGAAAGACTCAGCGTCAAACTTCAGCCTGTCATGAAACCGCAGGGCTAAACAGATGTTTGCATTTCTCTAAAAGCAAGCGCCCGTTTTAAGCCCTAACCACAGACCTTAAAGCTTGATACTTTGCGCCCAAACGATTGCGGCGAAGTGCGCCTGATTGATGCGCTCGGCATCCATACCCATGGCTTTGGCCATCGTTGCGACATCGCCGTCCTCTGACTCACAGGCCACAGCCAAAGCCAGATACGGTCCATAGACACCGTCATAAGAGCGCAGGGCTTGGAGGACAGTATCAGGCAACACCACATGGCTAAAAATCTCATCCACTGGAATTTCCAGCAACTGGTCTAGCAGTGAAAAAATGCCCACGATAAACAGGCTGTCGACTTCACTTTTGGGCAACCTGCCTTGGCCTAGCAATTCAATAAATCGCCCACGAATAATCGCCGTCTGCAACATGGCGGGACAAAAACCAGATGTGCAAGTTGTGACGAGTAATAGTGAAAGCCAGCGAAACAGTGGCTTGTAGCCCAGCATAGTCACCGCTTGGCGTACAGACGCAATGTGACCGCCTAGACCAAATCTGGCCGAGTTCAAGTGACCCAGCAACCTCTCTGCAATACTGGCGTCTTGATTCAGTAATTTTTCTAAATGCTGAATGTCGGCATTGTCTTGAACTAGCTGCATCAATTGAAGAAGCAATATCGCCTGCCAGCTTAGCTTTTGGTCTGGGTTGAGCAGACGTGGTGTGGCGCATAAATTTTTGAAAAATCCGCTAACACCCACGCGCGCACGGGCATCAAATGCTTGCCAGCTTGGTAACTGATCCACTACCACAGTCAAAGCAATTTTTCTGTTTTTAGCTAACTGAGTCATAGCGAGTAAATCGGGATGTGCCGAATCAATTTTGAGATGAGTTATCAAGGACAACACCACTTCGTCGGTTTCTAAAAAAACCAAATCTGCATCACACAGCGCCAGCTTAAAACCTCGGCTGCGCAGCAATGTTGCCCGTGCTAAATGGTCTTCATCTACCAAGTCGGCGCAGTTAAGCATCAACACCGTATCAGCTGGCGGCAAGGCATTGAGCGCTGCAGCGCCAAACACAGCAGGACTTGCGTCCAAAAATAAAAAACCTAACTTAGCCGTGTCTATGTGTTGGGCAACAAAGTTCAGCAATTTTGGAGATTGCACGTCGCCCTCACTAAGGCTATGTTTTTGCCATGCCAGTTTGTAGCCCACAACGTTTTGCTTAGGGTCTAGCAGCGGCAACCGCACGAGATAATTATTTTCAATCATGGATGAGTCAAATCCTAATTTGAGAAAGACTTTTAAGTCTTCTATCCGCTAAAACCAACAACAGAAATTTTTGGTGTACGACAAGAAAAAAACTAATCAATTTTTTAAGTATAGATTCAATTTTGTTGCAGTTTTTCAATAAGCAGAGCGAGTAAAAACTCCTTAAAAAATGAGTAAGAATAAAAATAAAGATCTATTTAGAAACACTCTTTATTTCGATTTTTGTCGCATAAATAGTCATATGCATTTAGTTATCGGTGATGACTAAGCCAATTACCAGCACACAGATATTTTGAACACATCTATTAGATAGTACGTATAAATAGAAAAAATTTTAAGAATCTAATTTTGGTTACAAAAATATGAATCTGCCTAGGGAAAACGAGAAGTGTGTACACATCACATCGCCGTCTGTCAGGCCTAAAATAAAAAATCAAAGTCAAAAAATTCAACGCTGAAAAGAGAAATATGCGCCTTCCTATTTTGTTAAACCGTCTAACACTAGCACTTGGTTTATGCCTTGGTCTATCTATCAGTAACAGCACTTTTGCAGGTGCAGTTTTTTCCGATGCAGCAGGCAGTCAAGCAATCGGAAGAGATGTGAAGTTTACGGTTTACTTGCCTGACGGCTACAAAGAAAGCACCCAGCCTTATCCGGTGGTTTATTTGCTGCACGGTGCTGGCGGTGACGAGAATGAATGGCGTACCAAGGGCGGTGCAGTAGAAACACTAGACGGTCTTATTAAACGCGGTCTGATGCGTCCATCCGTCGTCGTGATGCCTACCGTTGGACCAGCGAGTTGGTGGGCTAACGGTGCAGCAGAAAAAAGCGAAAGTGCCATCATGGACGACTTACTTCCGTATGTGGAAAGCCGCTATAAAGTCACGCGTGATCGAAAGGGCCGCGCTATTGGCGGGCTTTCAATGGGCGGCTATGGCGCATTAAATATCGCACTGCGTCACCCAGAAAAGTTTTGTGCGGCAGCCATCATCAGCCCAGCGATTTATGATCCTTTGCCACCCGAGGCATCTGCGTCGCGCCGCACGCCGCAGTTCGTGCGCAACGGTCAGTTTGATCCCGACACTTGGCGGGCGTTGAATTATCCGGCGCAGTTACCCGCCTACACGGCACAAGCGCTGCGCGTACCGATGTGGATTGTTGCGGGTGATCACGATTACCTAGGCATTGCACAGATGTCCGCTAACTTGTTTGCGCGTATTCATCAGATTCAACCCAAGCAAGCTGAGCTGCGAATCGTGAATGGCGATCATGAATGGCTGGTGTTTCGCGATGCACTGCCAGAGGCGTTGCAATATGTTGACCAGTCCTGCTCGCGTAGCTAATGCCTTGTGAGTGACGGGTTGACTTTCCCAATCTGTCAGTGAGCGGTGCGGTCATGCGCGATAAAAAACCTGGACATAGGATATTGGCTAAATCGCAACCGGTCTTTCCCTTAACTTCAGCAGGAGTTGATCGTCATGCAGCGCAAGATTCTCATCGCTCGTTTCAATCATGAAACCAATACCTTCTCGCCGATTGAGACAACGCTTAAAGCCTTCAGTCCGAAGTGGAAACTAGACGCCTACAAAGATCAAAAAGGTGCACGTACCGCTATGGGTGCATTTTTGGATATTGCGGAGTCTGTCCTCAATGCATCACTCATCACGCCAGTCAGTGCGACCGCCAATCCCAGCGGCACTGTCGCGGCGCAGGCTTACGACACCATATGCACAGCCATACTTGAGGCCGTCGCGCAAGGATGCGATGCCATCATGCTGGATTTGCACGGTGCGATGGTGACTGAAAATGCCGCCGATGGTGAAGGCGTATTACTAGAAAAAATTAGGCAAATCGCGGCCAACGTGCCTATCTGTGTCGCGCTAGATCTGCATGGCAATGTGACGCAAAAAATGATGGATAACTGCGACATTATTGTCGGCTTTAAAACCTATCCACATATAGACATGTATGAAACGGGAATGCATGCGGGACTGCTACTTACTCGTTTGTTAGAACAAAAAATCAAGCCGGTAATGGCGTGGCGTCAACTACCGTTGTTGTCGCATACCTTGATGAGTAATACCTCAGAGTCGGCGATGCAACGCGCGGTTTTTGCAGCCAGCGCAGCACAAACTGAACCAGGTGTGTTGGCGGTCTCCATCATGGCGGGATTCTCCCTCGCTGACTTTGAAGACGCTGGCGTGTCGGTTGTGGTTGTCACTGATCAAAATGCTGATTTAGCCGATGCGGTCGCTGCCCGTATCTCAGAACAAATCTGGGCCGACCGCGAAGGATTTATTTATACCAGCGAGCCGCTTGCAATATCGTTGCAGCACGCACAAGCACTCGCATCAAGCGCAGCTACTGGCCCTGTGCTGTTGCTAGACCATAGTGACAATGTGATGTCGGGCGGCAGTTGCGACACCATGGATGTGCTCGAAGCTGCGCTGCAAGCAGGTTTGAGTGACATCGCAGTTGGACCAATTTGTGATCCCGCAGCGGTGGCAGAACTGGTTAATGCCGGCCTAGGCGCTACAGTCACGATTGCGCTGGGCAATAAGACTTTTTTAAAGTCGCAAAACTTGCGCAAAACACCCGTCGTATTAACCGGTGTTGTTCGCACTATCAGCGCCGGTGAATTTCGCGTGAGTGGGCCCATCTACACCGGCTCGACGGTGAAAATGGGGCGTACCGTGTTGTTTGATATTGGAGCGGCGCAAATCCTTGTAACCCAAGAACGGATTGAGCCCTATGACCTAGGTCTCTTTACCAGCGTCGGCATAGTGCCTGCAGAAAAAACCTATTTGCTGCTCAAGTCGCGTATGTATTGCCGACCCGTTTTCGAGCCAATTAGCAAAGGACTGATCGCCTGTGATTCTGATTCTGGTGGTCCGACTAGCTCTAACTATTCCTTGTTTCCATTTAAGAAAATTCGCCGACCGATTTATCCGCTGGATTTGTAATCGATTGGTTTTGAATTTTCTAAGTGACGTTTTAGCGGCCAAAACTTACCAAGGTTTTAGCGTACAAATTTAGTTCTCAGCGCTACACCCAACCACCACACACAGGGAAAACCTGACCGACAAAACAATTCGCGTTGTCACTACAAAGATAGGCGGCGAATTCAGCATCTTCGCTGGCGCCCACTAGTCGGCCCAGTGGTACTTCGCGCTTTATGCGCTCTTGAAATTTTGGATTGGCTTGTACTTCTGAAGGAAAGTAGGTGGGGTTGTCGACAAAGTTTTGGGCAATCGCATTGACCTGAATATTGTGGCTGGCCATTTCCACCCCAACCGCTTGAACGTAAGCCAGTTGCGCGCCACGCGCAGCACTGTAAGTCGACGCTCGCTTCATACCGCGCAGCGCTGAAGCGCTGCCCATCACCAAAATCTTGCCGCTGCGACGCGCAATCATCGCAGGTAACACCGCGCGACATAAGCGCGGCAGCGGGTTCACGAGTGCTGCAAATATGTCACTCCACTCATCATCAAGAACGTCAGTCACCGCAGTACTAGGCGCAGGCACCGCCAAATTCACAACCAATATATCGATCTGCCCCAGAGCAGCGATGAGGGACGCCGGTGCGTCTGGATGCAGTAATGAATCAGTACTTTCAAGCACTGTTGCGCCGTGCGCTGCAAACACTTGGCACAAAACTGGCCCCATGAACACATCAGCGTTGGTGATGAGCACTCGTTTTCCGATCAAGTTCATATTCGCCATAAGTTTTCTTTGTGATGATTTGTTTTGAAAACACCAGTCTATCGCTTGTCAAAAATCAAAATCAATTCAAGCAAAAAACAGTTATTACAAAAAATTCTCAAACCTGCGGTCGCCACTGCGACTTGTCTAGCGGATTTAAATGACGGGAACGATACGATGCAGAGTCCAATAGATTAGTAATTCGAGACCTCAGATTTCCAATCTCGCCATTGAATCTTCCCCGCAATACTTTGAAGGAACACAGATGAACTACCCGACAACCCAACTTTTTATTGATGGTCATTGGCAAGATGCAGCTAATGCCCGTACGCAAGCTGTTTTCAACCCAGCTGATGGCAAAGAAATTGGCCGCGTCGCGCATGCCTCCACGGCTGACTTAGATCGCGCACTGGCAGCTGCTGCCAAAGGGTTTGAGACTTGGCGCAACGTGCCGGCGTTTGAACGCTGCCAAATCATGCGCCGCGCAGCTGGCCTTTTGCGCGAACGCGCTGATGCAATTTCTTCATTGATGACCCAAGAACAAGGTAAGCCCTTGGTGGAGGCGAAGATGGAAGTCATAGCCGCAGCCGGCATCATGGAGTGGTTTGCTGAAGAAGGCCTGCGGGTTTATGGCCGGATCATGCCTTCGCGCAATCTCGCCGTGCGTCAAATGGTGTTGAAAGACCCGGTCGGGCCGGTTGCGGCTTTCACCCCATGGAATTTTCCTATTGCCCAAGTGGTGCGTAAACTGGGCGCTGCCTTGACGGCCGGTTGCTCCATCTTGGTCAAAGCTGCAGAAGAAACACCAGCCAGCCCAGCCGAACTGATTCGTGCGCTAGCCGATGCCGGCATTCCTGCGGGTGTGATTGGCTTGGTCTATGGCGACCCGGCCGAGATCTCAAACTATCTCATTGCCCATCCTGTGATCCGAAAAATCACCTTTACTGGCTCCACACCGGTTGGCAAACAATTGGCGGCGATGGCGGGTAAATATATGAAACGCAGCACCATGGAACTGGGCGGTCACGCGCCCGTGATCGTGGCAGAAGATGCGGATGTCGCGTTGGCGGTGAAGACTGTGGGTGCGTCTAAGTTTCGCAATGCTGGACAAGTTTGTATCTCGCCGACACGGTTTTTGGTGCATGAAAGTTTGGTCACCGAGTTTGCCAACGCACTGGTGTCACATGCACAGTCCCTAAAAGTGGGAGATGGTTTGACTGAAGGTACGCAGATGGGGCCATTGGCCAATCCGCGCCGGTTGTTGGCAATGGCTGACTTAACGCAAGACGCGCTCAGCAGCGGTGCGCGGCTCGCCACGGGCGGTGAACGCATAGGCGAGCAAGGCAATTTCTGGGCGCCAACGGTGCTCATAGATGTGCCGTTAAAAGCGCGGCTTTTTAATGAAGAACCTTTTGGACCGATTGCCGGTATTCACAGCTTCAAAACACTTGACGAAGCGATTAACGAAGCCAATCGCTTGCCATTCGGGCTTGCCGCCTATGCCTTTACCCAATCGCTAGCGACCTCGCATGCGCTGGCGCAGCGGGTAGAAGTCGGCATGCTGTGGATTAACCAAGCCGCTGCGGCTTGGCCTGAAATGCCGTTTGGTGGCGTGAAAGATTCTGGCTACGGCACTGAAGGCGGACCAGAGGCGATAGAGGCTTACCTCAACACACGCGCGGTTTCCATCATGAGTGTTTGAGGGTCGCCGTAAAACTTTGGGCTGGTGTCTGAATTTGCAGACTTAGACATTTGCAATGCCAGCAGGTCAGTCTTTCAAAAACCAGTTGGGGGTATCGCTTTAAGCCACACGCCACTCCCAAGCCTCGGCTTGGAAGACGGCGCGGCGATGGCCTTCACGGCTAAGCTCTAACCAATCAATAGACTGTACTTGTGCGGTGATGATGGCTAGGTTGTGCGAAGGCGAAGGAGACGACGCGAGCGCGGGCTCGGCATCATCAGCGGCACTCTGGAGTAAATCTCCCGGCGCGCGGGCCGACAAATAGTCGCCAGCGGCATGGGACTGACTCACCCGCGCCCAGACCGCATCAACCT includes:
- the hflC gene encoding protease modulator HflC; translation: MKKSINIGFGALILAAIVAFSGTFYTLEEGEQAIIVQFGRPIGQPVTDAGLHVKVPFIQDVRLFEKRLLIWDGAPNQIPTKGREFIWIDTTARWRIADATTFLESVATEAGARSRLDDIIDSVVRDQVSGSELVELVRSASWKAPGDKVMEEVPAEVQAQLNQKISRGREEITRNILTEARKIMPQYGIELVDVRIKRLDYVESVRERVYSRMISERKRIAAQFRSEGEGQSAEILGTMGKELSEIRSSAYRKVQEIRGKADAEATRIYGEAYNADPEFYAFSRTLEAYKEGQNENSVMILTTDSDYYRYLKKAGK
- a CDS encoding TAXI family TRAP transporter solute-binding subunit, whose amino-acid sequence is MRHKSILFALLAVVLTINNVNAQQYFRIGTGGTSGTYYPIGVLVAQVVSQPNKIIASAQTSNGSLGNVIGIASGSIESGFVQADVASWAQKGTGIFEGRPALGELRLIANLYPESLHMVVRQDSAIQSVADLKGKRIALDEVGSGTLVNARQVLAAYGLEVTDVKAEYIKPKQASDKLKAGTLDAFFFTGGTPAMAISELADSGVGIRLLPIDGAAAVRLRATSSPFLFNDVIPANTYKGVGAVQTLAVGAQWVTNEKISADTVYQITKALFTESSQKVLRSGHPKGLFITKENAVKGVGIPFHPGAMRFYKEIGVLK
- the hflK gene encoding FtsH protease activity modulator HflK, which codes for MSIKDPEDVVEAIRKRASALGSKTIGTVAVGVLLLFFVVTSWFTVQPEETGIVQRFGAVNRTVGPGLHFKFPNGIEKVRMVPTARVLKEEFGFVTTSTGGPRTQYADNSNPFKEVSLMLSGDLNVIDVQWIVQYRIEDPTKYLFNVRQSRQTIRDTSEAVMRRVVGNRLGSDVLTVGRVAISLQVKEEMQEILTSYGTGVRLVTVELQDVTPPDSVKPAFNEVNEARQDKERTINQAQEQANREIPKARGEAVQTVTIAEGYALERVNRAKGEATRFTAILTDYKKSPEVTRRRLYLEAMGSILPDAKAVYIVDSEQRAMLPLLSMDGGQLTAPASGSTTGIKGVKPQ
- a CDS encoding EAL domain-containing protein, with translation MKLPQRYVPALLAVLTGVVLFAAIGYKLVRERNVAIEVARTQTQNLVGVLEEHARQTLHRVGNHLSQASETLEEQRVANITDKALLRNKLIAILPADRLIRAFLVLDQKGNVQLSTLELGEPAPKNLADRDYFFPHIEGSDRELVFGALEKNPADGNWTLPVSRSLTSANGKLNGVLVALVEPRYFQSFYDSIDSGEKGLLSLFLTSGWAAVTTPHNAALLNRNWLKSPLFRVYMPKWPTGTVHEVETIDGVERIYSYRVMNDYPVVLSYGLSMDAVLSGWRRVAWMDGILLLVGLMALTGASLVLTRHDKRRRATEKILDESQERYRVLIESSPVGIAAHKDGRFVYVNPACIKMLGATCEADLLKKPILDFVHPSFHRAVVKQIKKRFIDNGGAIDKLEVKLVCFDGRAIDVEVEGTLIPFEGSKASQISIIDITDRKRAEESLRVAAIAFEAQEGIIVTDADKIILRVNSAFTRITGYSANEAIGNTSRLFRSSRHTPEFFDNLLKVITDSGIWQGELWNQRKNGEEYPTRLSITVVKDIHGQLTHYVATMVDITQDRAAADVIKKLAFYDSLTELPNRRLLMDRLQEAVTSSARHDRYGALLFLDLDHFKILNDTQGHDAGDALLQQVARRLTSVVREDDTVARLGGDEFVVLLENLSVNALDAAEQTQVISNKISLALSQPYTLDEHQHHSTASVGAVQFKGQQQSAANLLKQADIAMYAAKTAGRNTYRLFDPKMQACISERAALDADLRLALSEQQLRLYFQKQVSHDGHTVGAEVLLRWQHPQRGLVLPDQFIPLAEDSGQIVAIGAWLLLEACQQLKLWQSDPQHSTLTLAVNVSAGQFRQSDFVEQVKHALQTTGAHADHLKLELTESTALDNVDDTISKMNALKTLGVRFAIDDFGTGQSSLSYLTQLPLDQIKIDQSFVRHIGRRPQDTLIVQTIIGMAHNLGMEVIAEGVETQAQCDFLVKHDCLLFQGYLFGRPVPLEDFNLNAADK